The Edaphobacter flagellatus sequence AACCCGAGTAACGCTCATACACTGTGCCATGAAAATCATTCGTTCCTGACTTAGTGACAAGATTCGCGACGGCTCCGCCCGCGCGGCCAAATTCAGCAGAGGCGTTGTTTGTGATAACGGTCACGGACTGGAAGATATCTGGTATTTGTGGCTGGAAAGCCTGCCCGCCGATTCCAACGTCGTTGATCTCTTGACCATCAAGAAGGAAGTTGTTGGCACGAGGGCGCGCACCATTTACCTGGATATTCATACCGTTGCTAAAACCGGCTCCCTGGCTGACGGTTTGAACTCCAACAAGAGTAGTTGCAAGCTCGATAGGGTTGAGAGTGAAGATGGGAAGAGCACGAAGCTCTTCTTTGCCAATAACGCCAGCAAGCTGGCCATTAACAGTATTGATGCCCGCTGAACTTGCTTCCACACTTACTGTTGAGTCCGTTGCACCTACCGAGAGGGTCACATCAAGGCTGGTCACGACGGAGGGCTTCACTTCCAAATTAGTTGCTTTGAAAGTGCTGAAGCCCGTCTGAGAACTAGTAATCGTATATCGACCGGCATTAACGGCCTCGATACGATAGGCACCATCATTCAGAGATTTCGTGGTGCGTGTTTCCCCGCTTTCCTGATTCACAGCCGTAACTGTTGCACCAGGGACAACTGCTCCCGTTGCGTCACGGACAACTCCAGCAAGAATTCCCTTACTCGTCTGAGCCATCCCTACGCCAACCAAGACAAATAACAACATCAAGGTGGCGGCTACTTGTTTGAACCGCATTGTCTTCCTCCTCAGATCAGCCGAACGGACCGGTTATCCTGCTCCGGAATCAGTTTTTGGGGATTCTGCGTACTCTCACCCAATAACCGATCAGCGAAATGGTCGGTCGCTAATCGTTCATCTGCTTTGTGTTAGCTATTAGCAGCACGTTACATGCCATTCACAATTCGTGTGTAAATTTTCCGTTCATCCCTCAGGGGAGTGAGCTTGTCCCTGTTTTTGCGTTTAGGGGTTGTTTGTTGATATGAAAATCTGTATTTAGGTGACAGACAATCGATTTTTTGGGATAAGAAGTTGATCTCTTGCGATGAAAATTACCCTTACCGCCATCGTTCCGCGTCGGGCCCGCACGAAATCCGAACCGTCGGATAAGCTTCTGGCGGACTATGTCAGTCGCATCGGGCGGTACGTTCTCTGCGAGTCGCAACTCTTTGATTCGGAATCTGCTTTTCTCGAGTGGGCTGGCCGTCAGTCCGGCCGTTCGCCTGGTTATCTGGTTCTGCTCGACAGCCGCGGCAAGCAGCTCTCCTCAGAAGAGCTGGCTTCCACCGTTGGCCGTTTGCGGGACTCCGGTACGCAGCGGATCGTCTTTGCCATCGGTCCTGCCGACGGCTGGTCTGAAGAAGCGCGCACACGAGCGAGCCTTGTGCTCTCCTTTGGCCGCATTACATTGCCGCACCAGCTTGCGCGCGTTGTGCTTGCCGAGCAGGTCTACCGCGCCTTCACCATCCTCGCCGGTCATCCGTATCACAGCGGACACTGATCGCCAGCTATCCTTAATGGCATGAACGAAACCTCGCGTCGCGGACTCATCGTCATCAACACCGGCCCCGGCAAGGGCAAGACCACGGCTGCATTGGGCACCGCGCTACGCGCTGCGGGCAACGGCATGCGCGTCCTGATCCTGCAGTTTCTCAAGGGCTCATGGCATTATGGCGAGCTGGACGCGATTGAAGCGCTCGGCAAGGCACTTAGCACTGCCGATGATCCCTCGATCGTCATTCGCCAGATGGGACGCGGCTTTGTGAAGGTCGGCGGTGCGGAGACCGACCCTGAAGATCTTCGTCTTGTTGAAGAGGCGTGGAATGAGGCCGCGCAGGCCATTGCATCCGGGGAATGGGATCTGGTTGTGCTGGATGAGATCAACTACGCCATCGGCTATAAGATGCTTTCGCCTGAAAAGGTTGCCGAGGTTTTGCGCAGCAAGCCGGAGATGGTCCACGTGATTCTTACCGGACGCAATGCACACCCCTCTTTAATAGAGCTGGCGGATACGGTCACGGAGATGCGAGAGGTGAAGCATGCCTATCAGAAGGGGATTCTGGCGCAGCGCGGGATCGAGTTCTGACCGTTTTTTGGCGTGTTTTGCCTATGCGGTGTCGTGTTTTGCTAAT is a genomic window containing:
- a CDS encoding 23S rRNA (pseudouridine(1915)-N(3))-methyltransferase RlmH, translating into MKITLTAIVPRRARTKSEPSDKLLADYVSRIGRYVLCESQLFDSESAFLEWAGRQSGRSPGYLVLLDSRGKQLSSEELASTVGRLRDSGTQRIVFAIGPADGWSEEARTRASLVLSFGRITLPHQLARVVLAEQVYRAFTILAGHPYHSGH
- the cobO gene encoding cob(I)yrinic acid a,c-diamide adenosyltransferase, with the protein product MNETSRRGLIVINTGPGKGKTTAALGTALRAAGNGMRVLILQFLKGSWHYGELDAIEALGKALSTADDPSIVIRQMGRGFVKVGGAETDPEDLRLVEEAWNEAAQAIASGEWDLVVLDEINYAIGYKMLSPEKVAEVLRSKPEMVHVILTGRNAHPSLIELADTVTEMREVKHAYQKGILAQRGIEF